The following are from one region of the Candidatus Methanosuratincola sp. genome:
- a CDS encoding ABC transporter ATP-binding protein — protein sequence MIEVKNLTKIYNRGKFNETAAVVDVSLKVKDKSIVALTGPSGCGKTTILSMIGLILTPTSGEILYDGENVLLASDFWRTIYRRQNFGFIFQHINLLPQYTTLENILLPLYSSDIEPWDYEGKAREWLAKLGIADRAEHLVEQLSGGEQQRAAFVRALIKEPKYIFADEPTVFVDEETSRIIYNVFSSLRDSGKTVLLSTHDPELMKIADDTYRFCKGRLV from the coding sequence ATGATCGAAGTAAAGAACCTGACAAAGATCTACAACAGGGGCAAGTTCAACGAGACCGCAGCTGTCGTGGATGTGAGCCTGAAGGTCAAGGACAAGTCGATAGTCGCCTTAACCGGGCCGAGTGGCTGCGGCAAGACGACCATACTCAGCATGATCGGGCTCATACTAACTCCGACCTCAGGTGAGATCCTCTACGACGGAGAGAACGTCCTCCTGGCATCTGACTTCTGGAGGACAATTTACAGGAGGCAGAACTTCGGTTTCATATTCCAGCACATAAACCTGCTGCCGCAGTACACGACGCTCGAGAACATACTCCTCCCGCTCTACTCCTCGGACATCGAACCCTGGGATTACGAGGGGAAGGCTAGGGAGTGGCTCGCGAAACTCGGCATTGCGGACCGGGCCGAGCACCTCGTAGAGCAGCTCTCCGGAGGGGAGCAGCAGAGGGCGGCCTTCGTCCGCGCGCTGATCAAGGAGCCGAAGTACATCTTTGCGGACGAGCCGACTGTCTTCGTGGACGAAGAGACCTCACGGATAATCTACAACGTCTTCTCCTCGCTTAGGGACAGCGGCAAGACCGTTCTGCTCTCTACGCACGACCCTGAGCTCATGAAGATAGCGGACGACACATACCGGTTCTGCAAGGGCAGGCTGGTGTGA
- the dph5 gene encoding diphthine synthase, whose translation MPPLTFIGLGLHDEKGISLRGLERARAADLVLFEHYTNVMPGLSLESLGRIVGKEIRTVGRREVEDGKAILDAASHGEVALLVAGDPFVATTHVDLRLRAIKRGIKVEVVNAPSIISVAPGAVGLQNYKFGKSATITFPEPISMVPYETLKTNRGLGLHTLFFLDLRVEEGRFMKAGEAISLLLEMEEEQRGGVVSGDTLMVVLARAGSPSQLVRAGRASDLRPLEFGPPPHSLIVPGRLHFMEAEALTLIAGADEDLVRGCL comes from the coding sequence ATGCCTCCGCTTACGTTCATTGGGCTCGGCCTGCACGATGAGAAGGGGATCAGCCTGCGCGGCCTCGAGCGTGCCCGGGCGGCGGACCTCGTCCTCTTCGAGCACTACACGAACGTGATGCCGGGGCTGAGCCTGGAATCGCTGGGCAGGATCGTCGGAAAGGAGATCAGGACAGTCGGGAGGAGGGAGGTCGAAGACGGCAAAGCGATACTTGATGCCGCCTCTCATGGCGAGGTTGCCCTTCTCGTGGCCGGAGACCCGTTCGTGGCCACGACGCACGTCGATCTGAGGCTTAGGGCGATCAAGAGGGGCATAAAGGTCGAGGTTGTGAACGCCCCTTCGATCATATCGGTGGCGCCTGGGGCTGTGGGGCTGCAGAACTACAAGTTCGGGAAATCTGCGACGATAACCTTCCCAGAGCCGATCTCAATGGTACCATACGAGACTCTGAAGACGAACAGGGGCCTCGGTCTGCACACGCTCTTCTTCCTCGACCTCCGGGTGGAGGAGGGGCGTTTCATGAAGGCGGGGGAGGCGATCAGCCTCCTGCTCGAGATGGAGGAGGAGCAGAGGGGAGGCGTGGTCTCAGGCGACACGCTCATGGTAGTTCTGGCAAGGGCAGGCTCCCCCTCCCAGCTGGTCAGGGCCGGCAGGGCTTCCGACCTTCGCCCTCTGGAGTTCGGCCCCCCTCCCCACTCCCTGATTGTTCCTGGGCGCCTCCACTTCATGGAGGCAGAGGCCCTGACGCTCATAGCCGGGGCGGATGAGGATCTCGTGAGGGGATGTCTTTGA
- a CDS encoding DUF357 domain-containing protein translates to MSFEEEARKKLERYIAATERVFRTMEVSLPNEDSLRRQAEENIRLSKIYFEDSKYYFGKQDYITALVCIAYCEGIIDACRNMGWLRYEWTFGSTPG, encoded by the coding sequence TTGAGCTTCGAGGAAGAGGCAAGGAAGAAACTAGAAAGATACATTGCAGCGACGGAGAGGGTGTTCAGGACGATGGAGGTCTCCCTGCCGAATGAGGATTCACTGCGTAGGCAGGCAGAGGAGAACATAAGGCTGTCGAAGATCTACTTCGAGGACAGCAAGTATTATTTCGGAAAGCAGGACTATATTACAGCGCTCGTCTGCATCGCTTACTGTGAGGGGATAATCGATGCTTGCAGGAACATGGGGTGGCTCAGATACGAGTGGACCTTCGGATCCACGCCCGGCTGA
- a CDS encoding adenylyltransferase/cytidyltransferase family protein: MVLAAGCFDLLHYGHLRYLEEAKKLAGPGGELVVVVARDATVLKRKGRPPVMNEEHRRELVEALKPVDRAILGGVDFDTKAILDSLTPDIVALGYDQEDLADVIRREGFRGEIIRLGKYGDISSSKIRALLNSGLAKRLSEGETRADGRG, from the coding sequence ATCGTCCTCGCTGCCGGATGCTTCGACCTGCTCCACTACGGGCACCTCCGCTACCTCGAGGAGGCAAAGAAGCTGGCGGGGCCGGGCGGCGAGCTCGTCGTCGTCGTGGCCAGGGACGCGACGGTACTGAAGAGGAAGGGGAGGCCGCCTGTCATGAACGAGGAGCACAGGAGGGAGCTCGTCGAGGCGCTGAAGCCCGTAGACAGGGCAATCCTGGGGGGAGTCGACTTCGACACCAAGGCGATCCTCGATTCGCTCACGCCGGACATAGTCGCCCTCGGGTACGACCAGGAAGACCTCGCCGATGTGATCCGCCGGGAGGGGTTCCGGGGCGAGATAATCCGGCTCGGCAAATACGGAGACATAAGCTCCTCTAAGATCAGGGCCCTCCTGAACTCTGGCCTGGCAAAGCGCCTCAGCGAGGGCGAAACTCGGGCGGATGGTCGCGGTTAA
- a CDS encoding DUF120 domain-containing protein, with protein MEGDLWFALLQIFKMGGHTRQILLGTSDFGRMIGVSQQTASRRLLELAEMGYVARELTPDGQLVMITEKGMGAIREVYDALRMGLEGIDNVKFLNGYVFSGFGEGAYYVTKSGYREQFSEKLGFAPFPGTLNLRLRSAADIKARTELEALPGITIKGFTNSERTYGDVKCFLAKVNDIADGAILMIHRTHYGKEVLEIIAPENLRKRFGLRDGDMVQLKVFLNRDHPPEFRPR; from the coding sequence TTGGAAGGTGATCTCTGGTTCGCACTCCTCCAGATCTTCAAGATGGGGGGGCACACAAGGCAGATACTGCTCGGCACCTCGGACTTTGGCAGGATGATCGGCGTCTCGCAGCAGACGGCATCCAGGCGCCTCCTCGAGCTCGCTGAGATGGGGTACGTCGCGCGGGAACTGACCCCGGACGGGCAGCTCGTGATGATAACCGAGAAGGGTATGGGCGCGATAAGGGAGGTCTACGACGCGCTAAGGATGGGGCTCGAGGGGATCGACAATGTCAAGTTCCTCAACGGCTACGTCTTCTCCGGATTCGGTGAAGGGGCTTATTATGTCACCAAGAGCGGCTACAGGGAACAGTTCTCGGAGAAGCTCGGATTCGCCCCTTTTCCGGGCACGCTGAACCTGAGGCTCAGGTCCGCGGCAGACATAAAAGCGAGGACCGAGCTCGAGGCGCTTCCCGGGATCACAATAAAGGGCTTCACGAATTCCGAGAGGACCTACGGGGACGTGAAGTGCTTCCTAGCGAAGGTGAACGACATTGCGGACGGGGCTATCCTGATGATACACCGGACCCACTACGGGAAGGAAGTGCTGGAGATAATTGCCCCGGAGAACCTGAGGAAGAGGTTCGGGCTGAGGGACGGGGACATGGTCCAGCTGAAGGTATTCCTTAACCGCGACCATCCGCCCGAGTTTCGCCCTCGCTGA
- a CDS encoding endonuclease V translates to MKHPFDTEKAKRAQRSLARKVSFEPPREVRLVCGVDVSYRGEEGCAAAVVLSLPAMEEVEAETASGAAPIPYMPGFLGFREMRFFAALFRKLKTKASVYMVNGHGAFHPEGLGAASHFGVAFDVPTLGVCLSPLSFEGGEVSGDRLIAYGKEVGRVIRTAGGGRLFVSAGHRMNPESAIGIVISCMRGHRLPEPLFLADLYSKRAMEGRS, encoded by the coding sequence CTCCTTAGCCAGGAAGGTCTCATTCGAACCGCCTAGAGAGGTCCGTTTGGTCTGCGGGGTGGACGTCTCCTACAGGGGGGAAGAGGGGTGCGCCGCGGCGGTCGTGCTGAGCTTGCCTGCCATGGAGGAGGTCGAGGCGGAGACGGCATCCGGGGCTGCGCCCATACCCTACATGCCCGGCTTCCTCGGGTTCAGGGAGATGCGGTTTTTTGCCGCGCTATTCAGGAAGCTGAAAACAAAGGCATCGGTATACATGGTGAACGGGCACGGCGCGTTCCATCCTGAGGGGCTCGGCGCAGCCTCGCACTTCGGGGTCGCCTTCGACGTCCCCACATTAGGGGTCTGCCTATCTCCGCTATCGTTCGAGGGCGGGGAGGTGTCGGGCGACCGCCTTATTGCATACGGAAAAGAGGTCGGGAGGGTGATCCGAACCGCCGGCGGGGGCAGACTATTCGTCAGTGCGGGACACAGGATGAACCCGGAGAGCGCGATCGGGATCGTGATCAGTTGCATGAGGGGGCACAGGCTACCAGAGCCTTTATTTCTCGCGGACCTATACAGTAAGAGGGCCATGGAGGGCAGATCCTGA